One Pseudomonas sp. FP1742 genomic window carries:
- a CDS encoding MarR family transcriptional regulator, producing the protein MPLTDQHRFGMQLAQMSRGWRAELDRRLAGLGLSQARWLVLLHLARFDDAPTQRELAQSVGVEGPTLARLLDSLESQGLVQRQSVLEDRRAKKIVLCAPARPLIEQIETIATQLRHELFEGVDEADLKVCMRVHGHILANLEKS; encoded by the coding sequence ATGCCGTTAACCGATCAACACCGCTTTGGCATGCAACTGGCCCAGATGTCTCGGGGTTGGCGTGCCGAACTGGACCGCCGACTGGCTGGCCTGGGGCTGTCCCAGGCGCGCTGGCTGGTGCTGCTGCACCTGGCGCGTTTCGATGATGCTCCCACCCAGCGTGAACTGGCGCAAAGCGTCGGCGTCGAAGGGCCTACCCTGGCTCGGTTGCTCGACAGCCTGGAGAGTCAGGGCCTGGTGCAACGCCAATCGGTGCTGGAAGACCGTCGGGCGAAAAAAATCGTCCTTTGCGCCCCCGCCCGGCCCCTGATCGAACAGATTGAAACCATTGCCACGCAACTGCGCCACGAATTGTTCGAAGGCGTCGATGAGGCGGATTTGAAGGTCTGCATGCGTGTCCACGGGCACATCCTGGCCAACCTGGAAAAATCTTGA
- a CDS encoding FimV/HubP family polar landmark protein gives MLESWHVVLRCCTRLLLVGGAVTYSALAPALGLGEITQHSALNQPFSADIALLDVGGLGEGELSVSLATAEEFSRAGVERVFFLNNLKFTPILRGNRSLIRVTSSKPVKEPFLNFLVQLNQPNGRLLREYTVLIDPPGSPGIVPASDAPAPEPLASAFPSVEPAVAPPSAVKSSAPKPDVDKPAAAPASDPVAEQLATSVLQNQQLQKTIDELNAKLQAQDEQIAGQKKQVTALQTQLSELKQASASAMPVAPQVTAPVPVVAEAPETIHWPLIAGLLALVALLVLAVFIRRQRQQVQTLPEPLPVLPSRDETVLNRTPEPVRPTPQVQSVTGLAPEPPADDVLEGVGIYLAYGRLSEAAGLLRDALLKEPQRTDLSVQLLEVLGKQGDVQAYDAQESSLRDAGFDAQQLQDIRARHPKLVDAAPVVATMAATPPTVAAPEATSSDEFQLNLDDLSMDANWDLISPFENSPPSAKPSNQPLPSDDPGFTSNLHVLPDVFEIPDEPTLDEPELEWVAEPDSQSLDDSFLNEFSDPGQPLELEPLDAELMDLEPAGPSSADKLEQAQTCIDDGDLDSAIELLNELLKEGDEPLKETARTLLAGIR, from the coding sequence ATGCTCGAGAGTTGGCACGTTGTATTGCGGTGTTGCACCCGGCTGCTGCTGGTCGGTGGTGCCGTCACTTACTCGGCATTGGCCCCTGCGCTAGGCTTGGGTGAGATCACCCAGCATTCGGCGTTGAATCAGCCATTCAGCGCCGATATCGCCCTGCTGGATGTCGGTGGTCTGGGGGAGGGCGAACTGTCGGTCAGCCTGGCGACGGCGGAGGAGTTCAGCCGCGCCGGTGTCGAGCGGGTGTTCTTCCTCAATAACCTGAAGTTCACACCGATCCTGCGGGGCAACCGCAGCTTGATCCGGGTGACTTCCAGTAAACCGGTCAAGGAACCCTTCCTGAATTTTCTGGTGCAGCTCAATCAGCCCAATGGGCGTTTGCTGCGCGAGTACACCGTGCTGATTGATCCGCCGGGTTCTCCGGGGATTGTTCCCGCCAGTGACGCCCCCGCACCTGAGCCTCTGGCATCTGCGTTCCCGTCCGTCGAACCGGCTGTTGCACCGCCATCTGCGGTGAAGAGTTCGGCACCCAAGCCTGATGTCGATAAACCAGCCGCCGCGCCGGCGAGTGATCCTGTTGCCGAACAATTGGCCACCAGCGTGCTGCAAAACCAGCAGCTGCAAAAGACCATCGATGAACTCAATGCGAAGCTGCAGGCGCAGGACGAGCAGATCGCCGGTCAGAAAAAACAGGTGACGGCGCTGCAAACTCAACTATCGGAACTCAAACAGGCGTCGGCATCAGCGATGCCGGTCGCACCTCAGGTGACGGCGCCGGTCCCGGTGGTTGCCGAGGCGCCCGAAACAATCCATTGGCCGCTGATCGCCGGGTTGCTGGCGCTGGTGGCCTTGTTGGTGCTCGCAGTGTTCATTCGCCGTCAACGCCAGCAGGTTCAGACCTTGCCCGAGCCGTTACCCGTCCTGCCGTCGCGCGACGAGACGGTGCTCAACCGCACGCCGGAACCGGTCAGGCCGACACCCCAGGTGCAATCGGTAACCGGATTGGCCCCGGAGCCTCCCGCAGATGACGTGCTGGAAGGGGTTGGTATCTACCTGGCGTATGGCCGTTTGTCCGAAGCGGCCGGTCTGTTGCGAGATGCATTGCTCAAGGAACCCCAGCGCACCGATCTGTCCGTACAGCTGCTGGAGGTTCTTGGCAAACAGGGTGATGTGCAAGCGTATGACGCGCAGGAAAGCAGCCTGCGTGACGCCGGGTTTGACGCACAGCAACTCCAGGACATCCGCGCCCGCCATCCGAAACTGGTCGACGCCGCACCGGTGGTCGCCACCATGGCGGCGACTCCACCCACGGTTGCAGCACCTGAAGCTACGTCGAGCGATGAGTTCCAGTTGAACCTGGATGACCTGTCGATGGATGCGAATTGGGACCTGATCAGCCCCTTCGAAAACTCACCGCCCAGCGCCAAACCGTCGAATCAGCCATTGCCGTCGGACGACCCCGGATTCACCTCGAACCTGCATGTGTTGCCCGATGTCTTCGAAATACCCGACGAGCCGACGCTGGACGAGCCCGAGCTTGAATGGGTCGCCGAACCTGACTCGCAATCGCTGGACGACAGCTTTCTCAACGAATTCAGCGATCCCGGCCAGCCGCTGGAGCTTGAACCGCTGGATGCTGAGTTGATGGATCTTGAACCGGCCGGGCCGAGCAGCGCGGATAAACTCGAACAGGCCCAGACCTGCATCGACGACGGCGACCTGGACAGTGCCATCGAGCTGCTTAACGAGTTGCTCAAGGAAGGCGACGAACCGCTGAAGGAAACAGCCCGGACGCTGTTGGCGGGTATTCGCTGA
- a CDS encoding SelT/SelW/SelH family protein, whose product MTARKPEIVITYCTQCQWLLRAAWLAQELLSTFGDDLGKVSLVPGTGGVFHIFCDDVQIWERKADGGFPEAKVLKQRVRDQIDPDRDLGHNDRTQ is encoded by the coding sequence ATGACCGCACGCAAACCGGAAATTGTCATCACCTACTGCACGCAATGCCAGTGGCTGTTGCGTGCCGCCTGGCTGGCCCAGGAGCTGCTCAGCACCTTTGGCGATGACCTGGGCAAAGTGTCCCTGGTGCCCGGCACCGGTGGGGTGTTTCACATTTTCTGCGACGATGTGCAGATCTGGGAGCGCAAGGCCGACGGTGGTTTCCCCGAGGCCAAGGTGCTCAAGCAGCGGGTCCGTGATCAGATCGATCCGGACCGCGACCTGGGACACAACGATCGCACTCAGTGA
- a CDS encoding DMT family transporter, with protein sequence MTPRTALGALHIGALMFGLTGVFGKLAAASPAIIVFGRAAFAVLALAFFARFASHARWQTLDAVDWHRLLLSGLLLTGHWVSFFIAVKVAGVAIATLGFASFPAFTVILEGLIFRERIRANEILLVVLVSIGLVLVTPDFDLASGATTGLLWAVASGLLFALLSLTNRASSGRIPPVQAALCQNVVVAICLLPVAAPQLSEVRALDWLWIGLLGVFCTGVAHSLFVASLAVIKARTASVVFAMEPVYGITAAWLLFDENPTLRMLIGGGLIIVAIVVSSRLSGSSSKKTVAAQAPSH encoded by the coding sequence ATGACTCCCCGTACCGCCCTTGGCGCTCTGCATATCGGTGCACTGATGTTTGGCCTGACCGGCGTGTTCGGCAAACTCGCCGCCGCCTCGCCGGCGATCATCGTGTTCGGTCGTGCCGCGTTCGCCGTGCTCGCCCTGGCGTTTTTCGCCCGGTTCGCCAGCCATGCCCGCTGGCAGACACTGGACGCCGTGGACTGGCATCGCCTGTTGCTCAGCGGCTTGCTGCTGACCGGGCACTGGGTGAGTTTTTTCATCGCGGTGAAGGTGGCCGGGGTGGCGATCGCGACCTTGGGCTTCGCCAGTTTCCCGGCGTTTACCGTGATCCTTGAAGGGCTGATCTTCCGCGAGCGCATCCGCGCCAATGAAATTCTGCTGGTGGTGCTGGTCAGCATCGGATTGGTACTGGTCACGCCGGATTTCGATCTGGCCAGCGGCGCCACCACCGGCCTGCTGTGGGCGGTGGCCTCAGGCTTGCTGTTCGCCCTGTTGTCCCTGACCAACCGCGCCAGTTCCGGGCGAATCCCGCCGGTGCAGGCAGCGCTGTGTCAGAACGTGGTGGTTGCGATCTGCCTGCTGCCGGTGGCGGCGCCGCAGTTGAGCGAAGTGCGCGCCCTCGACTGGCTGTGGATCGGCCTGCTCGGGGTGTTCTGCACCGGCGTCGCCCACAGCCTGTTCGTCGCCAGCCTGGCGGTGATCAAGGCCCGGACCGCGTCAGTGGTGTTCGCAATGGAGCCGGTTTACGGGATCACCGCGGCCTGGCTGCTGTTCGATGAAAACCCGACCCTGCGCATGCTGATCGGCGGCGGGCTGATCATCGTCGCCATCGTGGTCTCCAGCAGGCTGTCTGGCAGTTCAAGCAAAAAGACCGTTGCCGCACAAGCCCCGTCTCACTGA
- a CDS encoding AraC family transcriptional regulator → MRPILTLRQYTHDLIVHSHDHAQLVFGLSGALDFEVEGRGSQVVQQSFVVVPSGAHHACDSARGSRCLVLDVPSDQWVSESLGDHAEASRRLLDNAGRLSLDAGQSQLVSWLAGSPISDPLIAQQGAVLLLASLNNARPDSVGGRRLPYAALNAHIDQYAAYPLQVADLARIAGLSSARLHARFVAECGQTPMDYIRSRRLHIAVGLLRDSTLPIGEIACRVGYSSQSAFAAAVLREFGASPGTLRREAGDK, encoded by the coding sequence ATGAGACCGATCCTCACACTGCGCCAGTACACCCACGACCTGATCGTCCACAGCCACGACCACGCGCAACTGGTGTTCGGGCTGTCGGGCGCGCTGGACTTCGAGGTCGAGGGGCGTGGCAGTCAGGTGGTGCAGCAGAGTTTCGTGGTGGTGCCGTCCGGCGCGCATCATGCCTGCGACAGTGCCCGTGGCAGTCGTTGCCTGGTGCTGGATGTGCCGAGCGATCAATGGGTGTCTGAGTCACTGGGCGATCACGCCGAAGCCAGCCGTCGCCTGCTCGACAATGCCGGGCGCCTGTCGCTGGACGCCGGGCAAAGCCAACTGGTGAGCTGGCTGGCGGGCAGCCCGATCAGTGATCCGCTGATCGCCCAGCAAGGCGCCGTGCTGTTGCTGGCCAGCCTCAACAATGCCAGGCCCGACAGTGTCGGCGGTCGGCGCCTGCCGTATGCCGCGCTCAATGCACACATCGATCAATACGCCGCCTATCCACTGCAAGTCGCCGACCTGGCGCGCATTGCCGGCCTGTCCAGCGCTCGGTTGCACGCGCGGTTCGTGGCCGAATGCGGGCAAACACCGATGGATTACATCCGCAGTCGCCGACTGCACATCGCCGTGGGCCTGTTGCGCGATTCGACGCTGCCCATTGGCGAGATCGCCTGTCGGGTCGGTTACAGCTCGCAAAGCGCGTTCGCCGCGGCGGTGCTGCGCGAGTTCGGTGCCTCCCCCGGTACATTGCGCCGCGAGGCTGGCGACAAATGA
- a CDS encoding UDP-2,3-diacylglucosamine diphosphatase: protein MTSAELAKPSRKQRVRTLWISDVHLGTRDCQAEHLSQFLKGYHADKIYLVGDIIDGWKLRSGMYWPQAHTNVIRRLLTMSKRGTEVIYVTGNHDEFLRRYSKLMLGNIQLVDEAVHVTADGRHLLVIHGDQFDVITRYHRWLAFLGDSAYEFTLTLNRWLNHWRARYGYGYWSLSAYLKHKVKTAVSFISDFEEAIAHECVKRELHGVVCGHIHHAEIRKVGEVDYLNCGDWVESCTALIEHWDGSIELYRLADAQAREAELKAIKVAEPA from the coding sequence ATGACCAGCGCCGAGCTCGCCAAACCCAGCCGTAAGCAACGTGTGCGGACCTTATGGATTTCCGACGTGCATCTGGGCACCCGGGACTGCCAGGCCGAACACTTGTCGCAGTTTCTCAAGGGCTATCACGCCGACAAAATTTACCTGGTCGGTGACATCATCGACGGCTGGAAGCTGCGCAGCGGCATGTATTGGCCCCAGGCCCACACCAATGTGATTCGTCGCCTGCTGACCATGAGCAAGCGCGGCACAGAAGTGATCTATGTCACCGGCAATCATGACGAATTCCTGCGCCGTTATTCAAAACTGATGCTGGGCAATATCCAGCTGGTGGACGAAGCCGTGCACGTGACCGCCGATGGTCGTCATCTGCTGGTGATTCACGGCGATCAGTTCGACGTTATCACTCGCTACCACCGCTGGCTGGCCTTCCTCGGCGATTCGGCCTACGAGTTCACGCTGACCCTCAACCGCTGGCTCAACCATTGGCGGGCCCGTTACGGCTACGGCTACTGGTCGTTGTCGGCGTACCTCAAGCACAAGGTCAAGACTGCTGTCAGTTTCATCAGCGATTTTGAAGAAGCCATCGCTCACGAATGCGTTAAGCGCGAGTTGCATGGCGTGGTGTGCGGGCACATTCACCATGCCGAGATTCGCAAGGTGGGTGAGGTGGACTACCTCAATTGCGGGGATTGGGTGGAGTCGTGCACAGCGCTGATCGAGCATTGGGATGGGTCGATCGAGTTGTATCGGTTGGCCGATGCCCAGGCGCGGGAGGCGGAGTTGAAGGCCATTAAGGTTGCGGAGCCAGCGTAA
- a CDS encoding HD domain-containing protein, which translates to MNARAGFTHMQDGTQEDWAIIAADFSAYARQLPTRIVAHLKLLEGDFGGFPVDRLTHSLQTASRAWRDGRDEEYVVCALLHDIGDTLGSYNHPDIAAAILKPFVSAENLWMVEKHGIFQGYYFFHHLGMDRHLREQFSAHPQYQATIEFCARYDAAAFDPAYDTLPLSFFEPMMERLFAQPKNSIYKAAMEEHSPA; encoded by the coding sequence ATGAATGCCCGCGCCGGTTTTACCCACATGCAGGACGGCACACAGGAAGACTGGGCGATCATCGCCGCAGATTTCAGTGCCTATGCCCGGCAATTGCCGACACGGATCGTGGCGCATTTGAAACTGCTGGAGGGTGATTTCGGCGGTTTCCCGGTGGATCGCCTGACCCACTCGCTGCAAACCGCCAGCCGTGCCTGGCGCGATGGCCGCGACGAAGAGTATGTGGTCTGCGCCCTGCTCCATGACATTGGCGACACGCTGGGCTCCTACAACCACCCGGACATCGCCGCGGCGATCCTCAAGCCGTTCGTCAGTGCCGAGAACCTGTGGATGGTGGAAAAGCACGGGATTTTCCAGGGCTATTACTTTTTCCATCACCTGGGCATGGACCGGCATCTGCGCGAGCAATTCAGTGCTCATCCGCAGTATCAGGCGACGATCGAATTTTGCGCCCGGTATGACGCGGCGGCGTTTGATCCGGCATACGACACCCTGCCGCTGAGCTTCTTCGAACCGATGATGGAGCGGCTGTTTGCGCAGCCCAAGAACTCGATTTACAAGGCGGCGATGGAAGAGCATTCGCCAGCTTGA
- a CDS encoding Mpo1-like protein, whose amino-acid sequence MENIKRFNSFAEFYPYYLSEHRNSICRRLHFVGTTLVILVLALTLGKGAWWLLLALPLAGYSFAWVGHFFFEKNRPATFQHPLYSLLGDFVMYRDMIVGRVPF is encoded by the coding sequence GTGGAAAACATCAAGCGCTTCAATAGCTTCGCTGAGTTTTACCCGTACTACCTCAGCGAACACCGCAACAGCATTTGCCGACGATTGCACTTTGTCGGCACCACGCTGGTCATTCTGGTTCTGGCGCTGACCCTCGGCAAAGGCGCATGGTGGCTGTTGCTGGCGCTGCCGCTGGCCGGTTACAGCTTCGCCTGGGTCGGGCATTTCTTCTTCGAAAAGAATCGCCCTGCAACCTTCCAGCACCCTCTTTACAGCCTGCTCGGCGATTTCGTCATGTACCGCGACATGATTGTGGGGCGAGTGCCGTTCTAG
- a CDS encoding AraC family transcriptional regulator gives MSERTTSASWAMGIVKALEMDGLDCRVLFKQLGLDYAALDDPDARFPQDSMTRLWQRAVELSGNPAIGLNMGKVVRPASFHVAGYALMSSQTLAEGFQRLVRYQRIIAESADLSFRLLDEGYALILTVHGDHLPPTRQSAEASMACALALCGWLTGRTLQPRRVLLQGNEPVDLEPYKQAFHAPLMFNAPYDALIFERADMEAPLPTANKAMARLHDRFAGEYLARFSESRVTHNARQVVCRLLPQGEPKRDAVAQALHLSQRTLQRRLQEEGTSFQALLDDTRRELAEQYLAQPATTLLEIAYLLGFADPSNFFRAFRRWFDATPGEYRVRLMEAPQRVSDARTQGYTEQTP, from the coding sequence ATGAGCGAACGAACGACTTCTGCAAGCTGGGCGATGGGGATTGTCAAAGCACTGGAAATGGACGGCCTGGATTGCCGGGTTCTGTTCAAGCAGCTAGGGCTCGACTATGCGGCACTGGATGACCCGGATGCGCGTTTCCCGCAAGATTCCATGACGCGGCTCTGGCAGCGCGCGGTCGAGCTGTCCGGCAACCCGGCGATCGGCCTGAACATGGGCAAGGTGGTGCGACCGGCATCTTTTCATGTCGCCGGTTATGCGTTGATGTCCAGCCAGACCCTGGCCGAAGGGTTTCAGCGCCTGGTGCGTTATCAGCGAATCATTGCCGAGAGTGCCGACCTGAGTTTCCGCTTGCTCGACGAAGGCTATGCGCTGATTTTGACGGTGCATGGCGACCACCTGCCACCCACCCGCCAGAGTGCGGAAGCGTCGATGGCTTGCGCCCTGGCGCTCTGTGGCTGGTTGACCGGGCGTACGCTGCAGCCGCGCCGGGTGTTGCTGCAAGGCAACGAGCCCGTTGATCTTGAACCCTATAAACAAGCCTTCCATGCCCCGTTGATGTTCAACGCGCCCTATGACGCCCTGATTTTCGAGCGGGCCGACATGGAGGCACCGTTGCCCACCGCCAACAAGGCCATGGCGCGGTTGCACGACCGGTTTGCCGGCGAGTACCTGGCGCGGTTTTCCGAGAGCCGCGTGACCCACAATGCGCGGCAAGTGGTGTGCCGTTTGCTGCCTCAGGGCGAACCCAAGCGTGATGCGGTGGCGCAGGCGCTGCATCTGTCGCAGCGCACCTTGCAGCGACGCCTGCAGGAAGAGGGCACGAGTTTTCAGGCGTTGCTGGATGACACGCGGCGTGAATTGGCCGAGCAATACCTGGCGCAACCGGCCACGACCTTGCTGGAAATTGCCTACCTGCTGGGGTTTGCCGATCCGAGCAACTTCTTCCGCGCCTTCCGTCGCTGGTTCGACGCCACTCCCGGCGAATATCGGGTGCGGCTGATGGAAGCGCCCCAGCGGGTCAGTGACGCCAGAACGCAGGGATACACAGAACAAACACCGTAA
- a CDS encoding TrkH family potassium uptake protein, translated as MALPTLRIIGFIIGIFLITLAISMVVPMATLVIFEHTSDLPSFLWASMITFVAGLALVIPGRPEHIHLRPRDMYLLTVSSWLVVCIFAALPFLLTQNISYTDSFFESMSGITATGSTVLTGLDTMSPGILIWRSLLHWIGGIGFIGMAVAILPLLRIGGMRLFQTESSDRSEKVMPRSHMVARLIVATYVGITIFGSLAFWWAGMSPFDAINHAMSAISTGGFSTSDQSLAKWPEPAVHWVAIVIMILGALPFTLYVATLRGNRRALIKDEQVQGLLGMLLVTWLVLGTWYWWTTQLHWLEALRHVALNVTSVVTTTGFALGDYSLWGNFSLMLFFYLGFVGGCSGSTAGGIKIFRFQVAYILLKANLNQLIHPRAVIKQKYNGHRLDEEIVRSILTFSFFFAITICVIALLLSLLGVDWMTALTGAASTVSGVGPGLGETIGPAGNFASLPDAAKWILSFGMLLGRLEIITVFVLCIPAFWRH; from the coding sequence ATGGCGTTGCCGACCTTACGGATCATTGGTTTCATCATCGGCATCTTCCTGATCACGCTGGCCATTTCCATGGTCGTGCCCATGGCCACCCTGGTGATTTTCGAGCACACCAGCGACCTGCCATCGTTTCTCTGGGCCAGCATGATTACCTTTGTCGCCGGCCTGGCCCTGGTGATTCCGGGGCGCCCCGAACACATCCATCTGCGCCCGCGAGACATGTACCTGCTGACCGTCAGCAGCTGGCTGGTGGTGTGCATCTTCGCCGCCCTGCCGTTCCTGCTGACCCAGAACATCAGCTACACCGACTCATTCTTCGAAAGCATGTCCGGCATCACCGCCACCGGCTCGACGGTGCTCACGGGCCTGGACACCATGTCCCCCGGCATCCTGATATGGCGCTCCTTGCTGCACTGGATCGGCGGGATCGGCTTTATCGGCATGGCGGTCGCGATTCTGCCATTGCTGCGCATCGGTGGCATGCGGCTGTTTCAGACCGAGTCGTCAGACCGTTCCGAAAAGGTCATGCCCCGTTCACACATGGTGGCGCGTTTGATCGTTGCGACCTACGTCGGCATCACCATTTTCGGCAGCCTGGCGTTCTGGTGGGCCGGGATGAGCCCGTTCGACGCGATCAACCACGCGATGTCGGCGATTTCCACCGGTGGTTTCTCAACCTCCGACCAGTCTTTGGCCAAGTGGCCGGAGCCTGCGGTGCATTGGGTCGCGATCGTCATCATGATTCTCGGCGCCCTGCCGTTCACCCTGTATGTAGCGACCCTGCGCGGTAACCGACGGGCCCTGATCAAGGATGAACAGGTGCAAGGCTTGCTCGGCATGTTGCTGGTGACCTGGCTGGTGCTTGGCACCTGGTACTGGTGGACTACCCAGCTGCACTGGCTGGAAGCCTTGCGGCATGTGGCGCTGAACGTGACCTCGGTGGTGACGACGACAGGTTTTGCACTGGGGGACTACAGCCTCTGGGGCAACTTCTCGCTGATGCTGTTCTTTTATCTGGGATTTGTTGGCGGCTGCTCGGGGTCGACCGCTGGCGGGATCAAGATTTTCCGTTTCCAGGTGGCCTACATTCTGCTCAAGGCCAACCTTAACCAGTTGATTCACCCGCGCGCGGTGATCAAGCAGAAATACAACGGCCACCGTCTCGACGAAGAGATCGTGCGCTCGATCCTGACCTTTTCGTTCTTTTTCGCTATCACCATTTGTGTAATCGCACTGCTGTTGTCGTTGCTCGGGGTGGACTGGATGACCGCCCTGACCGGCGCGGCCAGCACGGTGTCCGGCGTCGGCCCGGGGTTGGGCGAAACCATTGGCCCGGCGGGTAACTTCGCCAGCCTGCCGGATGCCGCGAAATGGATTCTCTCGTTCGGCATGTTGCTGGGCCGGCTGGAGATCATTACGGTGTTTGTTCTGTGTATCCCTGCGTTCTGGCGTCACTGA
- a CDS encoding NAD(P)H nitroreductase: MQALDALLNRVSVPRLLDPAPTAEQREVLFGAAMRAPDHGHLQPWRFLTVEGAAREQMGELLAEAAKLQDGEVSEAALDKARNGPLRAPLVVVVIARLQDHVKYPKSEQRLAAGCAAHGILLAAYAQGIGAVWRTGELAYSPHVAKGLGLAEGEEVIAFLYLGTPQKEPRVAEKVDLAEFVSAWPGKKS; the protein is encoded by the coding sequence ATGCAGGCTCTCGACGCTTTGCTCAACCGTGTTTCCGTTCCACGACTGCTCGATCCGGCGCCCACTGCCGAGCAACGCGAAGTGCTGTTTGGCGCCGCGATGCGCGCGCCGGACCACGGCCATTTGCAGCCCTGGCGCTTCCTGACAGTCGAAGGCGCGGCGCGCGAGCAAATGGGCGAGTTGTTGGCCGAAGCGGCGAAGCTGCAAGACGGCGAGGTGTCGGAAGCCGCGCTGGACAAGGCCCGTAACGGCCCGCTGCGTGCGCCGCTGGTGGTTGTGGTGATCGCGCGATTACAGGATCACGTCAAATACCCCAAGTCCGAGCAACGGTTGGCGGCGGGCTGTGCCGCTCACGGGATTTTGCTGGCAGCCTATGCGCAAGGTATTGGCGCGGTGTGGCGCACCGGTGAGCTGGCCTATTCGCCACATGTGGCCAAAGGGTTGGGTTTGGCGGAAGGGGAAGAGGTGATTGCGTTTCTTTATCTCGGTACGCCGCAGAAAGAACCGCGTGTTGCAGAGAAGGTTGATCTGGCCGAGTTTGTCAGCGCCTGGCCCGGTAAAAAGTCGTAG